From a region of the Methanobrevibacter olleyae genome:
- a CDS encoding 50S ribosomal protein L14, giving the protein MKPTTSSVTKALPIGARLQCVDNTGAREIQIISVKGFKGVRRRLDVAGVGDLVVASVKKGTADMRREVVNAVVVRQKKEYRRADGLRVKFEDNAAVIITPEGVLKGSEIRGPVAKEAADKWPSVGSAASILI; this is encoded by the coding sequence ATGAAACCTACTACATCTAGTGTAACAAAAGCTTTACCAATTGGTGCTAGACTTCAATGTGTAGATAATACCGGAGCTCGTGAAATTCAAATTATTTCTGTAAAAGGGTTCAAAGGTGTACGTAGAAGACTTGATGTAGCTGGAGTAGGTGACTTAGTTGTTGCTTCAGTTAAAAAAGGAACTGCTGATATGAGAAGAGAAGTAGTTAATGCTGTTGTTGTAAGACAGAAAAAAGAATACAGACGTGCTGATGGTCTTCGTGTAAAATTTGAAGATAATGCTGCAGTAATTATTACTCCTGAAGGAGTATTAAAAGGTTCTGAAATTAGAGGACCTGTTGCTAAAGAAGCAGCTGATAAATGGCCTAGTGTAGGTAGTGCAGCAAGCATATTAATTTAA
- a CDS encoding 30S ribosomal protein S17, translating to MVGLNVKEPETKCDDPNCPFHGSLSVRGQVLEGVVTTNKAERTITVERSFYKFIRKYERYEKRKSRINVHKPDCLDVEVGDSVKIAECRPLSKTKHFVLVEVKGDD from the coding sequence GTCTTAATGTTAAGGAACCAGAAACTAAATGTGATGATCCTAACTGCCCTTTCCATGGTAGTTTATCTGTTAGAGGACAAGTCCTTGAAGGTGTTGTTACTACTAATAAAGCAGAAAGGACTATTACTGTAGAACGTAGTTTCTACAAATTCATTAGAAAATATGAAAGATATGAAAAAAGAAAATCAAGAATTAACGTTCACAAACCTGACTGTCTTGATGTTGAAGTTGGTGACTCTGTAAAAATTGCCGAATGTAGGCCATTAAGTAAAACTAAACATTTTGTATTAGTTGAAGTAAAAGGTGATGATTAA